Proteins encoded by one window of Superficieibacter sp. HKU1:
- the lsrG gene encoding (4S)-4-hydroxy-5-phosphonooxypentane-2,3-dione isomerase, giving the protein MHVTLVEINVHEDKIGQFIDVFRQNHLGSVQEAGNLRFDVLQDPETPTRFYIYEAYVDEQAVAMHKTTPHYKACVEQLEPLMSGPRKKTVFIGLMP; this is encoded by the coding sequence ATGCACGTTACGCTGGTGGAAATTAACGTTCACGAGGACAAAATCGGGCAGTTTATTGATGTTTTTCGCCAGAATCATCTCGGTTCTGTACAGGAAGCGGGCAACCTGCGTTTTGACGTTTTACAGGACCCGGAGACGCCGACGCGGTTCTACATCTATGAAGCTTACGTCGATGAACAGGCCGTCGCGATGCATAAAACCACGCCGCACTACAAAGCCTGCGTTGAGCAGCTCGAGCCGCTGATGAGCGGTCCGCGTAAGAAAACGGTTTTTATCGGCCTGATGCCCTGA
- a CDS encoding MFS transporter, with translation MKLSIVEKIGFGAGDMAINVVIIAMQLLLAYFYTDIYGLKAADVGVLLVVVRMIDAIIDPAMGILTDKLNTRWGRYRPWLLWFALPFGFAVYLMFITPDMAYMAKLAWAYGTYILMTLVYTAITIPYISMIGVITSDPVERLSANGYRFVMTKIAAFLVTIVVPMLAVWLGQGNKALGYQLSMGLMGAMGALLFIFCFLTTRERSEPEITSLSVGKQFKYLLRNDQWIILGVVILLLMCGYVIRGSVAAYYAKYFLNGGDNLISPFLTTGVVASILAMIATTWVTKFWDKIKMFRYTQLITFILSALMYFFVGRENLVLAFAFYFLINFFCDMQMPVFWSSIAEAVDYGEKKTGLRVSGLAFGGILFFQKFGMGVAGGVLGFLLSHFGYQADVEQSARSLSGIALMMTLIPALFHLLVGLLMKKYLINNHYYRDIQRELAQRQA, from the coding sequence ATGAAACTTTCTATCGTGGAAAAAATCGGCTTCGGCGCGGGGGATATGGCGATAAACGTCGTGATTATCGCTATGCAGCTGCTGCTGGCTTATTTCTATACCGATATTTATGGCCTGAAGGCCGCAGATGTCGGCGTGCTGCTGGTGGTGGTACGCATGATCGATGCCATTATCGATCCGGCGATGGGTATTCTTACTGATAAATTAAATACGCGCTGGGGACGCTATCGTCCGTGGCTATTATGGTTTGCCCTGCCGTTTGGTTTCGCCGTCTACCTGATGTTTATCACGCCTGATATGGCCTATATGGCTAAGCTGGCCTGGGCGTATGGCACCTATATCCTGATGACGCTGGTCTATACCGCCATCACCATCCCCTATATTTCCATGATTGGCGTCATTACCAGCGATCCGGTTGAACGCCTCAGCGCCAACGGCTATCGCTTCGTAATGACCAAAATCGCGGCTTTTCTGGTGACCATCGTTGTGCCAATGCTGGCCGTCTGGCTGGGGCAGGGCAATAAAGCGCTCGGTTATCAACTTTCTATGGGATTGATGGGCGCAATGGGCGCGCTGTTGTTTATCTTCTGTTTTCTGACTACCCGTGAACGCAGCGAGCCGGAAATTACGTCGCTCTCCGTCGGCAAGCAGTTTAAATATCTGCTGCGTAACGATCAGTGGATCATTCTGGGTGTGGTGATCCTGTTGTTAATGTGCGGCTATGTTATTCGTGGTTCCGTCGCAGCGTATTACGCTAAGTATTTCCTCAACGGTGGGGATAACCTGATTTCACCGTTCCTGACCACCGGCGTGGTGGCGTCAATTCTGGCAATGATTGCCACCACCTGGGTGACGAAGTTCTGGGACAAAATAAAAATGTTCCGCTACACCCAATTAATCACCTTTATTCTGAGCGCGCTGATGTATTTCTTCGTCGGACGGGAAAACCTCGTGCTGGCATTCGCGTTCTATTTCCTCATCAATTTTTTCTGCGACATGCAAATGCCGGTGTTCTGGTCTTCCATTGCCGAAGCGGTGGACTACGGCGAGAAGAAAACCGGCCTGCGCGTTTCCGGTCTTGCCTTTGGCGGCATCCTCTTTTTCCAGAAATTTGGCATGGGCGTCGCGGGCGGCGTGCTGGGCTTCCTGCTGAGTCATTTTGGTTATCAGGCCGATGTTGAGCAAAGCGCGCGTTCGTTGAGCGGTATTGCGCTGATGATGACGCTTATTCCGGCATTGTTCCACCTCCTGGTTGGGCTGCTGATGAAAAAGTATCTGATTAATAACCACTATTACCGCGATATTCAGCGCGAGCTGGCGCAGCGTCAGGCATAA
- a CDS encoding aminoimidazole riboside kinase, whose protein sequence is MNKIWVIGDASVDLVPETQNIYLKCPGGASANVAVCVARLGGSCGFIGCLGDDDAGRFLRQVFEDNGVDVAFLRLDAALTSAVLIVNLTDDGERSFTYLVHPGADTCVSPQDLPPFCRNEWFCFSSIGLTDHPAREACLEGARRMREAGGHVLFDVNLRTTMWQDSSEIPALIARSAALASVCKVSADELCQLSGASRWQDARYYLRERGCETTIISLGKEGALLICAEGEHYFPAPHVEVVDTTGAGDAFVGGLLFTLSQTDNWRQALLAEAIGNANACGAMAVTAKGAMTALPFPDQLNTFLSSHPLAQVVTVK, encoded by the coding sequence ATGAATAAGATTTGGGTGATTGGCGATGCGTCTGTTGATCTCGTCCCGGAAACGCAAAATATCTATCTGAAATGTCCCGGCGGCGCGTCGGCGAATGTTGCGGTCTGCGTGGCCCGTTTAGGCGGCTCGTGCGGTTTTATCGGTTGCCTTGGTGACGACGACGCTGGCCGTTTTCTGCGTCAGGTTTTTGAGGATAACGGCGTGGACGTCGCATTCCTCAGACTGGACGCGGCGCTGACCAGCGCGGTGCTGATCGTCAATCTGACGGACGACGGAGAGCGCAGCTTCACCTATCTGGTGCACCCCGGGGCCGACACCTGTGTCTCACCGCAGGACCTGCCGCCCTTTTGCAGGAACGAGTGGTTCTGTTTTAGCTCGATTGGCTTAACCGACCATCCGGCGCGTGAAGCCTGCCTGGAAGGCGCGAGGCGAATGCGTGAAGCTGGCGGCCACGTTCTGTTTGACGTCAATCTACGGACCACCATGTGGCAGGACAGCAGTGAGATCCCCGCGCTGATTGCCCGGTCCGCCGCGCTGGCCTCTGTCTGCAAAGTCTCTGCTGATGAACTGTGCCAGTTAAGCGGAGCCAGCCGCTGGCAGGACGCCCGTTACTACCTGCGTGAACGGGGATGCGAGACCACCATCATCTCCCTGGGGAAGGAAGGCGCACTGTTGATTTGCGCAGAGGGAGAACATTACTTTCCCGCGCCGCACGTTGAGGTGGTGGACACCACTGGCGCGGGCGATGCGTTTGTCGGCGGCCTGCTTTTTACGCTCTCGCAGACTGATAACTGGCGTCAGGCATTACTGGCTGAGGCGATCGGCAACGCCAATGCCTGCGGCGCAATGGCAGTGACGGCAAAAGGTGCGATGACCGCACTGCCGTTCCCTGACCAGCTCAACACTTTCTTGTCCAGTCATCCGCTGGCGCAAGTCGTTACCGTGAAATAA
- a CDS encoding ADP-ribosylglycohydrolase family protein: protein MHVDHNKILGCLVGAAAADAMGAATEVRTQQQIKDYFGGWVTTFQKPPADTFGRCNDAGMCTDDFIQAKYIMEALLRHQRAVSDEAMREAFQQWLDYPYYANFTGPTTRAAMKAIFNDNRASLQGELEGEKQSVQIINKGNAEATNGAAMKIWPAAVLHPGDIDAAIQCALQICRFTHNNVLAMSGAAAMAAATSEALKAQTSADSIIAAGVYGAQRGYLLAQEQGAMMVAGPSVARRIELAVDIGKRHRHWETAIVDIADIIGSGLHVSEAVPAAFGLFACCPDSAVDAIISGVNIGNDTDTVATMVGAISGAFHGVNAFPADYLTTVDRMNHFDLAELARQIAG, encoded by the coding sequence ATGCACGTTGATCACAATAAAATTCTGGGATGTCTGGTAGGTGCCGCCGCGGCGGACGCGATGGGTGCCGCAACGGAAGTCCGGACTCAGCAGCAGATTAAGGACTACTTTGGCGGGTGGGTTACCACGTTTCAGAAACCCCCGGCAGATACCTTCGGACGTTGCAACGACGCAGGAATGTGTACCGATGACTTTATCCAGGCGAAGTACATCATGGAGGCGCTATTGCGCCATCAGCGTGCCGTCAGCGATGAGGCGATGCGCGAAGCTTTCCAGCAATGGCTCGATTACCCTTACTACGCCAACTTTACCGGCCCCACGACGCGGGCGGCGATGAAAGCCATTTTTAACGACAATCGCGCGTCATTACAGGGCGAGCTGGAGGGAGAAAAGCAGTCGGTACAAATCATCAATAAAGGCAACGCCGAGGCGACCAACGGGGCGGCGATGAAAATCTGGCCTGCGGCAGTGCTGCATCCCGGTGACATCGACGCGGCGATCCAGTGCGCGCTACAGATTTGCCGTTTCACGCACAACAACGTGCTGGCCATGTCAGGCGCAGCGGCAATGGCGGCGGCGACCAGCGAAGCGTTAAAAGCGCAGACCAGCGCCGACAGTATCATTGCGGCGGGAGTGTATGGTGCGCAACGCGGATACCTGCTTGCGCAGGAGCAGGGCGCGATGATGGTTGCCGGTCCATCGGTTGCCCGGCGTATTGAACTGGCCGTTGATATTGGTAAGCGGCATCGCCACTGGGAAACCGCGATCGTGGACATCGCCGATATTATCGGCTCCGGGTTGCACGTCAGCGAGGCTGTCCCGGCAGCCTTCGGTCTGTTCGCATGTTGTCCGGATTCCGCCGTTGATGCTATTATCTCCGGCGTTAATATCGGCAATGATACCGATACTGTCGCCACGATGGTTGGCGCAATATCCGGCGCATTCCACGGTGTGAACGCCTTTCCTGCCGATTATTTAACAACCGTGGATCGTATGAATCATTTCGATTTGGCAGAACTGGCCAGACAAATCGCAGGGTAG
- a CDS encoding GntR family transcriptional regulator yields the protein MQVDKTSFTPLYKQLFFILCQQIQNGALPVGHQLPTQKEIARTYNVSLIVVKQAWSELINAGIITSQRGSGSIVCAVPEGVSYGHTFRGITSDLQDASVAVENRILEIAPRRARDAQADGLSLPAHHHYFYISRIRYLNNRPFNHEKIYLDLSFFPDLALTAEALEHTSLYSLLQVASDSATEKVEAILPSADLCEKLQIAANKPILSVARQTFMAGADRPFEYCRYYVLSEYFGEIHYH from the coding sequence TTGCAGGTTGATAAAACGAGTTTTACTCCGCTTTATAAGCAGTTGTTTTTTATCCTCTGCCAGCAGATCCAGAACGGCGCGCTGCCTGTCGGCCACCAGTTACCCACGCAAAAAGAGATTGCCCGCACCTACAATGTTTCGCTGATCGTCGTGAAGCAGGCCTGGAGCGAGCTGATTAACGCGGGGATTATTACTTCGCAGCGCGGCAGCGGTTCGATAGTGTGCGCGGTACCGGAAGGGGTGAGCTACGGCCATACGTTTCGCGGGATCACCAGCGATTTGCAGGATGCCAGTGTCGCTGTCGAAAACCGCATTCTGGAGATTGCCCCGCGCCGCGCGCGTGATGCCCAGGCTGACGGCCTGAGTTTACCTGCGCATCACCACTATTTTTATATTTCGCGCATTCGTTATCTGAACAATCGTCCGTTTAACCATGAGAAAATTTATCTCGATCTCAGCTTTTTCCCCGATCTTGCATTAACCGCAGAGGCTCTGGAGCATACGTCCCTGTATTCTCTGTTGCAGGTCGCCAGCGACTCGGCGACTGAAAAAGTTGAAGCCATCTTACCGTCTGCGGATCTGTGTGAGAAATTACAGATTGCGGCCAATAAACCGATCTTATCCGTGGCCAGACAGACCTTTATGGCCGGAGCTGACAGGCCTTTTGAATACTGCCGATACTACGTATTGTCAGAGTACTTTGGCGAAATTCACTATCATTAA
- a CDS encoding SLC13 family permease produces the protein MSLWLTHPLFLPSVVVGITILLWATSLLPEFITALLFFAVAMIAKIAPPEVIFGGFASSAFWLVFSGFVLGVAIRKTGLADRAARALSAKLTDSWLLMVASVVLLSYALAFVMPSNMGRIALLMPIVAAMAARAGIQDGSRAWYGLALAVGFGTFQLSATILPANVPNLVMSGAAEGAYGIHLNYVPYLLLHTPVLGILKGLILIGLICWLFPGKPQPPRELMPSAPMSGEEKRLAWLLAVVLILWVTESWHGIGPAWVGLAAACVTLLPRVGFISGEEFASGVNMRTCFYVGGILGLALTVTETGIGGAVGDALLHVMPLDPARPFTSFLALTGITTALNFIMTANGVPALYTTLAQSFSDATGFPLLSVIMIQVAGYSTPLLPYQASPIVVAMALGKVPARAGMLLCLALALVTYLLLVPLDYVWFNLLGKL, from the coding sequence ATGTCGCTCTGGCTTACCCACCCGCTATTCCTTCCGTCCGTGGTCGTTGGCATTACCATTTTACTCTGGGCGACCTCGCTGCTGCCGGAGTTCATCACCGCACTACTGTTTTTTGCCGTCGCGATGATCGCCAAAATTGCCCCGCCGGAGGTGATTTTCGGCGGCTTTGCCTCGTCGGCCTTCTGGCTGGTGTTCAGCGGTTTTGTGCTGGGCGTGGCGATCCGCAAAACGGGACTGGCGGACAGGGCGGCACGGGCGCTATCGGCGAAGTTGACCGATTCCTGGCTGCTGATGGTGGCGAGCGTGGTTCTGCTCAGCTATGCGCTGGCGTTTGTGATGCCGTCTAACATGGGACGTATCGCGCTGCTGATGCCGATTGTGGCGGCGATGGCGGCCCGCGCGGGCATTCAGGACGGCAGCCGCGCGTGGTATGGTCTGGCGCTGGCGGTCGGCTTTGGCACCTTCCAGCTTTCCGCGACCATTCTGCCCGCCAACGTGCCAAATCTGGTGATGAGCGGCGCGGCAGAAGGCGCGTACGGTATCCATCTCAACTACGTGCCCTACCTGCTGCTGCACACGCCGGTATTAGGAATTCTTAAGGGGCTTATCCTGATCGGTCTGATCTGCTGGCTGTTCCCCGGTAAGCCGCAGCCGCCGCGTGAACTGATGCCGTCTGCGCCAATGAGCGGCGAGGAAAAACGCCTCGCCTGGCTGCTGGCGGTGGTGCTGATTTTATGGGTGACCGAGAGCTGGCACGGCATCGGCCCCGCCTGGGTTGGGCTGGCGGCGGCCTGTGTAACGTTACTCCCGCGCGTGGGCTTTATCAGCGGCGAAGAGTTCGCTTCCGGGGTCAATATGCGCACCTGCTTTTACGTCGGCGGCATTCTGGGGCTGGCGCTGACCGTAACGGAAACGGGGATCGGCGGCGCGGTAGGTGATGCGTTACTGCACGTAATGCCGCTCGATCCGGCGCGGCCTTTCACCAGCTTCCTCGCCCTGACCGGGATCACCACCGCACTCAATTTTATTATGACCGCCAACGGCGTGCCAGCACTGTATACCACGCTGGCACAGAGCTTTTCGGATGCGACAGGCTTTCCGCTGCTCAGCGTGATTATGATTCAGGTGGCGGGATACTCGACGCCGCTGTTGCCGTATCAGGCGTCGCCGATTGTGGTGGCGATGGCGCTCGGTAAAGTCCCGGCTCGCGCAGGAATGCTGCTGTGCCTGGCGCTGGCGCTGGTGACGTATCTGCTGCTGGTGCCGCTGGATTACGTGTGGTTTAACCTGCTGGGGAAATTGTAG
- the tpiA gene encoding triose-phosphate isomerase, which translates to MRHPLVMGNWKLNGSRHMVNELVANLRKELAGVTGCGVAIAPPEMYIDLAKQAAAGSHIVLGAQNVDLNQSGAFTGETSAEMLKDIGAKYIIIGHSERRTYHKESDELIAKKFAVLKEQGLIPVLCIGETEAENEAGKTEEVCARQIDAVLKTQGAAAFEGAVIAYEPVWAIGTGKSATPAQAQAVHKFIRDHIAKADAKVAEQVIIQYGGSVNASNAAELFTQPDIDGALVGGASLKADAFAVIVKAAEAAKQA; encoded by the coding sequence ATGCGACATCCTCTAGTGATGGGTAACTGGAAACTGAACGGCAGCCGCCATATGGTTAACGAACTGGTGGCTAACCTGCGTAAAGAGCTGGCTGGCGTCACCGGTTGTGGCGTAGCGATCGCGCCGCCGGAAATGTACATCGACCTGGCAAAACAGGCCGCAGCGGGCAGCCACATCGTGCTGGGCGCGCAGAACGTCGACCTGAATCAGTCCGGTGCATTTACCGGTGAAACCTCTGCCGAAATGCTGAAAGATATCGGCGCGAAATACATCATTATCGGTCACTCAGAGCGTCGTACTTACCACAAAGAATCCGACGAGCTGATCGCGAAGAAATTTGCCGTACTGAAAGAGCAGGGTCTGATCCCGGTTCTGTGCATCGGTGAAACCGAAGCCGAAAACGAAGCGGGCAAAACGGAAGAAGTCTGTGCTCGTCAGATCGATGCGGTCCTGAAAACTCAGGGCGCAGCGGCATTCGAAGGCGCGGTTATCGCCTACGAACCAGTATGGGCGATCGGTACCGGCAAATCTGCAACGCCTGCCCAGGCACAGGCGGTTCACAAATTTATCCGTGACCACATTGCCAAAGCCGACGCAAAAGTAGCAGAGCAGGTTATTATTCAGTACGGCGGTTCCGTAAACGCCTCTAACGCGGCCGAATTGTTCACCCAGCCGGACATCGACGGCGCACTGGTTGGCGGCGCGTCCCTGAAAGCTGACGCTTTCGCGGTGATCGTTAAAGCAGCCGAAGCCGCTAAACAGGCGTAA
- a CDS encoding YiiQ family protein — protein sequence MKRWGILLLLWLTGFTVSASALAEDPPGVTAPYLLAGSPTFDQSISQFREKFNTDNPGLPLNEFRAIAGVKDGVNLTRAASKINENLYASTALERGTLKIKSMQLTWLPIQGSEQKSARAKAHEYMSAVLRVFIPTMTKAQSQQKLQKLLAAGKGQRYYAETEGAIRYVVADNGEKGLTFAVEPIKLTLSDSNEGDNK from the coding sequence ATGAAGAGATGGGGAATACTGCTTTTACTCTGGCTGACGGGCTTCACCGTGAGCGCATCCGCGTTGGCTGAGGACCCCCCCGGCGTGACCGCGCCTTATTTGCTGGCCGGTTCCCCCACGTTCGATCAATCCATCAGCCAGTTTCGGGAAAAATTTAATACCGACAATCCTGGCCTGCCGCTCAATGAGTTTCGCGCGATTGCGGGCGTAAAGGATGGCGTCAATTTGACGCGTGCCGCCAGTAAGATTAACGAAAATCTTTACGCCTCTACCGCACTCGAACGCGGCACGTTGAAGATCAAATCCATGCAGCTCACCTGGCTTCCCATTCAGGGATCGGAGCAAAAATCGGCCAGAGCTAAAGCTCATGAGTACATGAGCGCCGTACTGCGTGTGTTTATCCCGACAATGACCAAAGCGCAAAGCCAGCAAAAGCTGCAAAAATTGCTCGCGGCAGGCAAAGGCCAGCGTTATTACGCCGAAACCGAAGGCGCCATTCGCTATGTTGTAGCGGATAACGGCGAAAAAGGGCTGACCTTCGCTGTTGAACCGATTAAGCTGACGTTATCTGATAGCAATGAAGGCGACAATAAATGA
- a CDS encoding DUF805 domain-containing protein has protein sequence MTLQQWLFSIKGRTGRRDFWIWIVIWLVAMFCLFTLAGSNLIDMQIAAFALVCLQWPTATVVIKRLHDRGKSGLWALLLILAWMLLAGNWAILPGIWQWIVGRFIPTLVMVMMVIELGAFIGTQGENKYGKETQDVKFR, from the coding sequence ATGACCCTACAGCAGTGGTTATTTTCAATTAAAGGGCGCACTGGACGCCGTGATTTCTGGATTTGGATCGTCATCTGGCTGGTGGCGATGTTTTGCCTCTTTACCCTTGCAGGCAGCAACCTGATCGATATGCAAATCGCCGCGTTTGCGCTGGTTTGCCTGCAATGGCCTACCGCGACAGTGGTAATAAAACGTCTGCACGATCGCGGTAAATCGGGCCTGTGGGCGCTATTGCTGATTCTGGCGTGGATGCTGCTGGCCGGAAACTGGGCAATTCTGCCGGGCATCTGGCAGTGGATAGTGGGGCGTTTTATTCCCACGCTGGTGATGGTAATGATGGTAATCGAACTGGGCGCGTTTATCGGCACCCAGGGCGAGAACAAGTACGGTAAAGAGACGCAGGACGTTAAATTCCGCTGA
- the fpr gene encoding ferredoxin--NADP(+) reductase: MADWVTGKVTKVEYWTDALFSLTVHAPVQPFTAGQFTKLGLEIDGERVQRAYSYVNAPHNPDLEFYLVTVPEGKLSPRLAALKPGDEVQLVSEAAGFFVLEEVPDCQTLWMLATGTALGPYLSILQEGKDLERFTNLVLVHAVRYAADLSYLPLMLELQRRYEGKLRIQTVVSRENVAGSLTGRVPALIESGALEEATGLPLTPETSHVMLCGNPQMVRDTQQMLKDTRQMTKHLRRRPGHMTAEHYW; encoded by the coding sequence ATGGCGGACTGGGTAACAGGCAAAGTAACCAAAGTAGAATACTGGACCGATGCGCTGTTTAGCCTCACCGTTCATGCTCCCGTTCAGCCTTTCACCGCCGGACAGTTCACCAAGCTGGGACTGGAAATCGACGGCGAGCGCGTGCAGCGCGCTTATTCCTACGTTAACGCGCCGCATAATCCCGATCTTGAGTTTTATCTGGTCACCGTGCCGGAAGGAAAGCTCAGTCCCCGGCTGGCTGCGCTAAAGCCTGGCGATGAGGTTCAGCTTGTCAGCGAGGCGGCCGGATTCTTCGTCCTGGAAGAAGTGCCTGACTGCCAGACGCTGTGGATGCTGGCAACGGGGACGGCACTGGGCCCTTACCTTTCCATTTTGCAGGAGGGTAAAGACCTGGAGCGTTTCACAAATCTGGTGCTGGTGCATGCCGTACGCTACGCGGCGGATCTCAGCTACCTGCCATTGATGCTGGAATTGCAGCGGCGTTACGAAGGTAAACTTCGTATTCAAACGGTGGTTAGCCGGGAAAACGTCGCCGGCTCGCTGACCGGACGCGTCCCGGCGTTGATTGAGAGCGGCGCGCTGGAAGAGGCCACCGGATTACCACTGACGCCTGAAACCAGCCACGTCATGCTGTGCGGCAACCCGCAGATGGTGCGCGATACCCAGCAAATGCTGAAAGATACCCGGCAGATGACCAAACATTTGCGCCGTCGTCCGGGTCATATGACCGCTGAGCACTACTGGTGA
- the glpX gene encoding class II fructose-bisphosphatase, whose amino-acid sequence MRRELAIEFSRVTEAAALAGYKWLGRGDKNTADGAAVNAMRIMLNQVNIDGTIVIGEGEIDEAPMLYIGEQVGTGQGDAVDIAVDPIEGTRMTAMGQANALAVLAVGDKGSFLNAPDMYMEKLIVGPGAKGAIDLNLPLADNLRNIAAALHKPLSELTVTILAKPRHDETIAEMQQLGVRVFAIPDGDVAASILTCMPDSEVDVLYGIGGAPEGVVSAAVIRALDGDMNGRLLARHHVKGDSEENRRIGENELARCQAMGIEAGNVLRLDDMARSDNVIFSATGITKGDLLEGISRKGNIATTETLLIRGKSRTIRRIKSIHYLDRKDPDVQRHIL is encoded by the coding sequence ATGAGACGGGAACTGGCAATCGAATTTTCGCGCGTCACCGAAGCGGCGGCGCTGGCAGGCTATAAATGGTTGGGACGCGGCGATAAAAACACCGCTGACGGCGCGGCGGTTAACGCCATGCGCATTATGCTTAATCAGGTCAATATCGACGGGACCATCGTGATTGGCGAAGGCGAAATCGACGAAGCGCCGATGCTCTATATCGGCGAGCAGGTCGGTACCGGCCAGGGCGACGCGGTGGATATCGCGGTTGATCCCATTGAAGGCACCCGGATGACCGCCATGGGCCAGGCGAACGCGCTGGCGGTGCTGGCCGTCGGCGATAAAGGCAGCTTCCTGAACGCGCCGGACATGTATATGGAAAAGCTGATTGTCGGACCGGGCGCAAAAGGCGCTATCGACCTCAATCTGCCGTTGGCCGATAACCTGCGTAATATCGCCGCCGCGCTCCATAAACCGTTAAGCGAACTGACCGTCACTATTCTCGCCAAACCGCGCCATGACGAGACCATTGCCGAAATGCAGCAACTGGGCGTGCGCGTGTTTGCCATTCCGGATGGTGACGTGGCGGCCTCCATACTGACCTGTATGCCGGACAGCGAAGTTGACGTGCTGTACGGCATCGGCGGCGCGCCGGAAGGCGTGGTCTCGGCGGCAGTGATCCGCGCGCTGGACGGCGATATGAACGGTCGCCTGCTGGCACGTCATCACGTTAAAGGCGACAGTGAAGAGAACCGTCGCATCGGCGAAAATGAGCTGGCACGCTGTCAGGCGATGGGGATTGAGGCGGGCAACGTGCTGCGACTCGACGATATGGCGCGCAGCGACAACGTGATTTTCTCCGCCACCGGCATTACCAAAGGTGATTTGCTGGAAGGGATTAGCCGCAAGGGAAATATCGCCACCACCGAAACGCTGCTGATCCGCGGAAAATCCCGCACCATTCGCCGCATCAAATCGATTCACTATCTGGATCGCAAAGATCCAGACGTTCAGCGTCACATCCTCTGA